The following are from one region of the Stanieria sp. NIES-3757 genome:
- a CDS encoding phosphoserine aminotransferase translates to MKPQQQPKNPCFSSGPCAKRPGWKPQVLENALLGRSHRGKLGKAKLMEVIDRTRNILGVPSDYRIGIVPASDTGAVEMAMWSLLGPRGVDAIGWESFGLAWVTDIVKQLKLSNARSIKADYGDLPDLSQVDPNNDVVFTWNGTTSGVKVPNGDWIADNREGLTICDATSAVFAMELPWQKLDVVTYSWQKVLGGEAQHGMLILSPRAVERLESYTPSWPLPKIFRLTKGGKLIEGIFKGETINTPSLLCVEDVLDALKWAESLGGLEALIKRSLNNLQAVEKWVEQTDWIDFLANDPATRSNTSICLKIVAPWFTELSLEEQQKFTKDLASLLDKEGVAYDIGSYRDAPPGIRLWGGATVETSDFELLFPWLEWAYSTAKG, encoded by the coding sequence ATGAAACCGCAACAGCAACCCAAAAATCCTTGTTTTTCTTCTGGTCCTTGCGCTAAACGTCCTGGATGGAAACCTCAAGTTTTAGAAAATGCTTTACTAGGACGTTCTCATCGAGGCAAGCTTGGAAAAGCAAAACTGATGGAAGTAATTGACCGCACTAGAAATATTCTCGGTGTTCCTAGTGATTATAGAATAGGTATTGTGCCAGCTTCGGACACGGGTGCGGTTGAAATGGCAATGTGGTCGCTATTAGGCCCGCGAGGCGTTGATGCTATAGGATGGGAAAGCTTCGGTCTTGCTTGGGTCACAGATATTGTCAAACAATTGAAATTGTCTAATGCCCGTTCGATTAAGGCAGATTATGGTGATTTACCCGATCTTAGCCAAGTCGATCCTAATAATGATGTAGTTTTCACCTGGAACGGTACGACTTCAGGGGTTAAAGTACCCAACGGCGATTGGATTGCTGACAACCGAGAAGGTTTAACAATTTGTGATGCTACTTCTGCTGTTTTTGCGATGGAATTACCTTGGCAGAAATTAGATGTAGTTACCTATTCCTGGCAAAAAGTGTTGGGTGGTGAAGCGCAACACGGTATGCTAATTTTAAGTCCTCGCGCTGTGGAACGTTTAGAAAGCTACACTCCCTCTTGGCCTTTACCCAAAATTTTTCGACTAACCAAAGGCGGTAAGTTGATCGAAGGTATTTTTAAAGGAGAAACAATTAATACTCCTTCTCTGCTTTGTGTAGAAGATGTTTTAGATGCTTTAAAATGGGCAGAAAGTTTAGGTGGTTTAGAAGCTTTAATAAAGCGATCGCTCAACAATTTACAAGCAGTAGAAAAATGGGTAGAACAAACAGATTGGATTGATTTTCTAGCCAACGATCCTGCTACTAGATCTAATACTTCTATCTGTCTGAAAATTGTCGCTCCCTGGTTTACAGAGTTGAGTTTGGAAGAGCAACAAAAATTTACTAAAGATTTGGCGAGTCTTTTAGACAAGGAAGGTGTGGCTTATGATATCGGTTCTTACCGAGATGCACCTCCAGGGATACGTTTGTGGGGTGGTGCTACTGTAGAAACTAGCGATTTTGAGCTTTTATTTCCTTGGTTGGAATGGGCTTATTCAACTGCAAAAGGTTAG
- a CDS encoding hypothetical protein (protein of unknown function DUF29) translates to MEELAQLRQLLVAGNTREAIALVDELEEMSKKAIIRNIESYLVLLLAHLIKYQAEQRIINSWLASIVNAVVGIKKLNLRDKNSYYIKEDDWNDYLEEAIELASLEAAKEAFGGIYSVEQLSTKFNRDRVIKMGFQLLQLTYQEETKKLPQIIREFLSDRPT, encoded by the coding sequence ATGGAAGAACTCGCACAATTGAGACAGTTGCTGGTTGCTGGTAATACGAGAGAAGCGATCGCACTTGTTGATGAACTAGAAGAAATGAGCAAGAAAGCGATTATTAGAAATATTGAATCCTATTTAGTATTGTTGTTAGCTCATTTAATTAAATATCAAGCAGAACAAAGAATTATTAATTCCTGGTTGGCTTCCATTGTCAATGCAGTAGTAGGAATTAAAAAATTAAACCTCAGAGATAAAAACTCTTATTATATTAAAGAAGACGACTGGAATGATTATTTAGAAGAAGCGATAGAATTAGCCAGTTTAGAAGCAGCCAAAGAAGCTTTTGGTGGAATTTATTCTGTCGAACAATTATCGACTAAATTTAACCGCGATCGCGTGATAAAAATGGGATTTCAACTATTGCAATTAACTTATCAAGAAGAAACAAAAAAATTGCCACAAATAATACGAGAATTTTTAAGTGATCGCCCTACTTGA
- a CDS encoding two-component transcriptional regulator, LuxR family, whose translation MIKILIVDDQSIVREGLASLLQTKPDLEIVGEAENGRVAIEQTLALQPDVVLMDVRMPVMDGVAAIGILTEQMPGVKVLVLTTFDDDEYVTQAMSYGAKGYLLKDTPSEELAQAIRSVNQGYTQLGPGLFEKVIINHHSTKQSPPELASLTPRETEVLQLIAKGYNNIEIAEKLYISERTVKNHVNSILRRLNLRDRTQAAILATNYL comes from the coding sequence ATGATTAAAATATTGATAGTAGACGATCAAAGTATAGTCAGAGAAGGATTAGCCAGCTTGCTGCAAACTAAACCCGATCTAGAAATAGTCGGAGAAGCGGAAAATGGGCGAGTAGCAATAGAACAAACTTTAGCATTACAACCCGATGTTGTTCTGATGGACGTGAGAATGCCAGTCATGGATGGAGTTGCTGCGATTGGCATTTTAACAGAACAAATGCCTGGAGTTAAGGTGTTAGTTTTGACTACTTTTGACGATGATGAATACGTCACCCAAGCTATGAGTTACGGTGCTAAAGGTTATCTTCTCAAAGACACTCCTTCTGAAGAACTGGCACAGGCAATCCGTTCTGTTAATCAAGGCTATACTCAATTAGGGCCAGGACTATTTGAAAAAGTCATTATCAATCATCACTCTACCAAACAATCTCCGCCAGAATTAGCTTCTTTAACCCCTAGAGAAACAGAAGTATTGCAACTAATTGCCAAAGGCTATAATAATATCGAAATCGCCGAAAAACTCTATATATCAGAACGTACTGTCAAAAATCACGTCAATAGTATCTTACGACGATTAAACTTACGCGATCGCACTCAAGCTGCTATCTTGGCGACTAATTATTTATAA
- a CDS encoding two-component sensor histidine kinase: MNHEWKKHPFRLLLYLEWILLGIALLALLSFFLERHRLPFPVHNPRTIFPIGAIISIILLGIMGWRLPTGSRLVQGLYISLGFGLSWLAVLLGGRGDRVFPALLLIVVIRACLLFPWSGRIIVSVVSYLSFILLLVMSWLKISPLGVPLGRPLPRVIRYLPSEELQNLLLSLIINSALLFGLVLAFVLLLVGAVLAEHQSREKLAIANRRLRQYAVTVENQATLQERNRIAREIHDSVGHYLTAQSIQLENTALFLFQEPEKAANYLQKARQLGKEALQNVRNAVATLRNDPLKMRSLDSSLKQLITEFKRNTAIEVKSEINLSVELASEVALVLYRIIQEALTNISKHSQATLVHLRLTEQKQIIQLQIDDNGHGFNPTENTTGFGLQSMRERTEALNGNFWLASQPGQGCHIKVEIPLWRMVNRND, from the coding sequence ATGAATCATGAATGGAAAAAACACCCTTTTCGTTTATTACTCTATCTAGAGTGGATTTTGCTTGGAATTGCTTTACTAGCACTACTTTCTTTTTTTCTAGAGCGTCATCGGCTGCCATTTCCTGTTCATAACCCAAGAACAATTTTTCCTATCGGCGCAATTATCAGCATTATCCTTTTAGGAATCATGGGTTGGAGATTGCCCACTGGTTCTCGATTGGTACAGGGATTATATATTAGTCTTGGATTTGGTTTAAGTTGGTTAGCAGTGCTATTGGGAGGTAGAGGAGACAGAGTTTTTCCTGCTTTACTATTAATTGTAGTAATTCGAGCTTGTTTGCTATTTCCGTGGAGTGGGAGGATTATTGTATCAGTTGTCAGTTATCTGAGTTTTATTCTTTTATTAGTAATGTCGTGGTTAAAAATCAGTCCTTTGGGAGTTCCCCTTGGCAGACCTTTACCGCGAGTAATTAGATATTTACCTTCAGAAGAATTACAAAATCTCCTTTTGAGTTTAATCATTAACTCGGCATTACTATTTGGACTAGTACTAGCTTTTGTCTTGTTATTAGTAGGAGCAGTTTTAGCCGAACATCAAAGTCGAGAAAAACTAGCTATTGCTAACCGTCGTTTACGTCAATATGCCGTAACTGTCGAAAACCAAGCAACTTTACAAGAAAGAAATCGTATTGCTCGTGAAATCCATGATTCTGTAGGACATTATCTGACTGCCCAAAGTATTCAATTAGAAAATACTGCCTTATTCTTATTTCAAGAACCTGAAAAAGCTGCCAATTATCTCCAAAAAGCAAGACAACTAGGCAAAGAAGCCTTACAAAATGTTCGCAATGCGGTAGCAACCTTAAGAAACGATCCGCTTAAAATGCGATCGCTTGATAGTTCTTTAAAACAGTTAATTACAGAGTTTAAACGCAATACGGCTATTGAAGTTAAGTCAGAAATTAATTTATCTGTAGAACTTGCTTCAGAAGTTGCTTTAGTTTTATATCGTATTATTCAAGAAGCACTAACTAATATTTCTAAACATAGTCAAGCCACTTTAGTGCATTTGAGATTAACCGAACAGAAGCAAATTATTCAACTTCAAATTGATGATAATGGTCACGGTTTTAACCCAACAGAAAATACCACAGGTTTTGGTTTACAAAGTATGCGAGAACGCACCGAAGCACTTAATGGTAATTTTTGGCTAGCTAGTCAACCAGGACAAGGATGTCACATCAAAGTTGAGATCCCGCTTTGGAGAATGGTCAATCGCAATGATTAA
- a CDS encoding peptidase C14 caspase catalytic subunit p20 has product MNSYESTLKTNSEPVLPFFCQTQRNRTQISPVRVTNTSFRIAPNQPLTTENHPNLNPHKNLELPSFIHAKTAVAMTCVEVISTEIFERPNHRNHLKPKVSTSKKRFWWQWLLWCISAILILPTTSNAHELLLKAKIYLHLDSSVVTDLPESGKSYLQASQASDFQKAIQKAQEVPPDSPFFSEAQSDIIRWSHVILDIAQGRANQGDLVGAIAAAQLIIQQQPPVQSLLQEAEASVKQWQLQAKSEGKRQNLLTVAQTMIEPTQASAYNRAIAILRQVPTDAQDYQLAQYLIWRWSKQIYLIAHSRAARGDFAGAIAAAQLIPKDSADYEKAHDFMIDWQENLSTEFLF; this is encoded by the coding sequence ATGAATAGCTACGAATCCACCTTAAAAACAAACTCGGAACCAGTTCTACCTTTTTTTTGCCAGACTCAACGTAATAGGACTCAAATTTCACCAGTCAGGGTCACCAATACTTCATTTCGGATTGCCCCAAATCAACCTCTTACAACAGAGAATCATCCAAATTTGAATCCTCACAAAAACTTGGAATTACCTTCATTTATTCATGCCAAAACTGCGGTAGCAATGACTTGTGTTGAGGTGATTTCCACAGAGATTTTTGAGCGTCCCAATCATCGTAATCACCTTAAGCCAAAAGTATCTACGTCGAAAAAAAGATTTTGGTGGCAATGGTTATTGTGGTGTATCAGTGCAATTTTGATTTTACCTACTACATCCAATGCTCACGAGCTGTTATTAAAAGCTAAAATTTATCTTCATCTAGATTCTTCAGTAGTAACCGATCTTCCCGAAAGTGGCAAAAGCTATCTACAAGCAAGTCAAGCTTCTGACTTTCAAAAAGCAATTCAAAAAGCTCAAGAAGTTCCACCCGATTCACCATTTTTTTCCGAAGCACAATCAGATATTATTCGTTGGAGTCACGTAATTTTAGATATTGCGCAAGGACGTGCTAATCAAGGTGATTTAGTTGGCGCGATCGCAGCAGCCCAATTAATTATCCAACAACAACCTCCCGTCCAATCTCTGCTCCAGGAAGCGGAAGCATCAGTTAAACAATGGCAGTTACAGGCAAAATCTGAAGGAAAACGGCAAAATTTGCTCACAGTCGCTCAAACAATGATTGAGCCTACTCAAGCTTCTGCTTATAATCGAGCGATCGCTATTTTACGACAAGTTCCTACTGATGCTCAAGATTATCAATTAGCTCAATATTTGATTTGGCGGTGGAGTAAACAAATTTACTTAATTGCTCATTCTCGTGCTGCTAGAGGAGATTTTGCAGGTGCGATCGCAGCAGCCCAATTAATACCTAAAGATTCTGCTGATTATGAAAAAGCTCATGATTTTATGATTGATTGGCAGGAAAATTTATCGACTGAGTTTTTATTTTGA
- a CDS encoding response regulator receiver modulated diguanylate cyclase/phosphodiesterase translates to MVVDDEPNNFDVIETLLYTEGYVLNYASNGQKALERLDKFKPDLILLDVMMPELNGFEVCQRIKTNPTWQHIPIIMITALDSKETLANSLEVGADDFICKPVSGIELKARIRSLLRISQQHQSIQKLCEQLQCVNQQLTELNIVLEKQVKERTAQLEKIILYDELTQLPSRIFLFEKLEEIVRHRKKQPPTQNIFALLYLDCDRFKLVNSALGYQMGDQLLVAIAQRLQQYLSPQDLLAYLGGDEFCFFLDQRQNKSEIEQFAQTILESFNLPFIIKNQEIFTTACIGIALEDCTYQTPQQYLQNADIAMYKAKLKGKGCYQFFDMPMYTSSIQNLQLNNDLRKGLEKEEFLVYYQPIVKLTTLEIIGFEALIRWQHPERGLVSPSEFITFIEETGLIIPIGLLVLKQACQQLRLWEQNGYSDLIMSVNLSVYQFAHPTLLEDIDRVLQETEISPACLKLEITESAIMENTNTAILLTQELQARQIQISIDDFGTGYSSLGYLSQFPVDSIKIDRSFVKNISDNQQNVEIIKAITSIGHTLSMTIIAEGIETEQQLAYLRELGCELGQGYLFAKPLNSEQATAILKRRFLKVNQAIK, encoded by the coding sequence ATGGTTGTTGATGATGAACCCAATAATTTTGATGTAATTGAAACTCTTCTTTACACCGAAGGTTATGTGTTGAACTATGCTTCCAATGGTCAGAAGGCCTTAGAACGTTTGGATAAGTTTAAACCAGATCTGATCTTACTTGATGTCATGATGCCTGAGCTAAATGGGTTTGAAGTTTGTCAAAGGATTAAAACAAACCCAACTTGGCAGCATATCCCAATTATTATGATTACAGCACTTGATTCTAAAGAAACCTTAGCAAATTCTTTGGAAGTGGGAGCCGATGACTTTATTTGTAAACCAGTGAGTGGCATTGAATTAAAAGCAAGGATTCGCTCTTTATTAAGAATTAGTCAACAACATCAATCGATTCAAAAACTTTGTGAACAACTCCAATGTGTTAATCAACAATTAACAGAACTTAACATTGTTTTAGAAAAACAAGTTAAAGAAAGAACTGCTCAGTTAGAAAAAATAATTTTGTATGATGAGTTAACTCAACTACCTAGTCGCATATTTTTATTTGAGAAATTAGAAGAAATTGTGCGACATAGGAAAAAGCAACCTCCAACCCAAAATATCTTTGCATTACTCTACCTAGATTGCGATCGCTTTAAATTAGTCAACAGTGCTTTAGGATATCAAATGGGAGATCAATTATTAGTTGCTATTGCTCAACGTTTACAACAATATTTATCTCCGCAAGATCTTCTTGCTTATCTAGGAGGAGACGAGTTTTGTTTTTTTCTAGATCAACGCCAAAACAAATCAGAAATCGAGCAGTTTGCTCAAACTATTTTAGAAAGCTTTAACTTACCTTTCATTATCAAAAACCAAGAAATTTTCACGACAGCTTGCATTGGCATTGCTCTTGAAGATTGTACTTATCAAACACCTCAACAATACTTGCAAAATGCAGATATAGCAATGTACAAAGCCAAATTAAAAGGTAAAGGATGCTATCAATTTTTTGATATGCCAATGTACACTTCCAGCATCCAAAACTTGCAACTCAATAATGATTTACGAAAGGGATTAGAAAAAGAAGAATTTTTGGTTTACTATCAACCAATTGTGAAGCTGACAACTTTAGAAATTATTGGATTTGAAGCTTTAATCCGTTGGCAACATCCCGAACGTGGCTTAGTTTCTCCAAGTGAATTTATTACCTTCATCGAAGAAACTGGGTTGATTATTCCGATTGGATTATTAGTTCTTAAACAAGCTTGTCAACAACTTCGACTCTGGGAGCAAAATGGATATTCAGATCTAATCATGAGTGTTAACTTATCAGTTTATCAATTTGCCCATCCTACTCTATTGGAAGATATTGACCGAGTTTTGCAAGAGACTGAGATATCTCCCGCCTGTCTCAAATTGGAAATTACTGAAAGTGCCATCATGGAGAATACTAATACGGCAATTTTACTTACTCAAGAGTTACAAGCAAGACAAATCCAAATTAGTATTGATGATTTTGGGACTGGTTATTCTTCCCTTGGTTATCTCAGTCAATTTCCTGTTGATAGTATCAAAATAGATCGTTCTTTTGTAAAAAATATTAGTGATAATCAGCAGAATGTTGAAATTATCAAAGCTATTACCAGTATTGGACATACACTCTCGATGACGATTATTGCTGAAGGAATAGAAACCGAACAACAACTTGCCTATCTACGAGAGTTAGGTTGTGAACTTGGTCAAGGTTACCTTTTTGCTAAACCTCTCAATAGCGAACAAGCAACAGCCATTTTAAAGCGTCGATTTTTGAAGGTAAATCAAGCAATTAAGTAA